A single window of Ischnura elegans chromosome 8, ioIscEleg1.1, whole genome shotgun sequence DNA harbors:
- the LOC124163392 gene encoding piggyBac transposable element-derived protein 4-like — protein MSNKRKYSEAELCQILDESEEEYFSDDSSDGEYQPEHESSTESDSDCSGVSQDAEDSSLEAHGVNLLHGVSGDEVPYPASSKKKVSSEICWSPPKVLFIPRHTVTLHRRTASLCNLDMSSDEMAYFLKVFPRSLIIFISQCTNKRLDILRKKKNLVNLCETDPGEILLVLGCMLVMSYNKVPSISDYWSHNPSLGNEAIKGAISRNRFQLLISKLYFTDPEQPASSSKTYYIDEVISCLKHTFSKARDESPYQSIDESMTKFKGRSALKQYLPLKPIKRGIKIWERCDAMTGYAYDLNVYSGKELGQDLPESSTLGERVVLSLTKTIRNPDVTLVFDRFFTSVHLLNSIQYPAVGTAISTRKNMPKFQGKLKRGEFEFLANHQRTMAARWQDSKEVTVLSNCHDATVNTANRKQKDGRKVKVDCPELICFYNKYMGGVDLSDQKVGVYDFDRRSNKWWKKVFYKVLMLAVVNSWILYMDTTKKDVRLLQFIVPLAEKMMAMGKEQSKVKRKRCRGRPSKIAKLMLNVGDHLPVEGNTRRRCMRCAQNKVEKRTKTLCTMCQVPLCRQCFTSYHT, from the coding sequence atgagcaataaaaggaaatattctgaaGCAGAGCTTTGCCAAATACTGGATGAAtctgaagaagaatatttttcggaCGACTCATCAGATGGGGAATATCAGCCCGAACATGAAAGTAGTACAGAGAGTGATAGTGACTGCTCTGGAGTGAGTCAGGATGCTGAGGACAGTTCGTTAGAAGCTCATGGTGTCAATCTCCTGCACGGGGTGAGTGGCGATGAGGTTCCTTATCCGGCTTCATCTAAAAAAAAGGTTTCTAGTGAAATATGCTGGTCTCCACcgaaggtattatttattcctagaCACACTGTGACATTACATCGTAGAACAGCCTCATTATGCAACTTGGATATGTCATCTGACGAAATGGCATACTTTCTAAAAGTGTTTCCTCGAAGTTTGATCATTTTTATCAGCCAGTGTACTAACAAACGTTTGGATATATTACGCAAGAAGAAAAATTTGGTCAATCTCTGTGAAACTGATCCAGGGGAGATATTGTTAGTTCTTGGATGCATGCTCGTGATGAGCTACAATAAAGTTCCAAGCATTTCGGACTATTGGTCGCATAATCCTTCCTTGGGAAATGAGGCAATCAAAGGAGCCATTTCACGAAACAGGTTTCAACTGCTTATATCAAAGCTCTACTTCACAGATCCTGAGCAACCTGCCAGCTCCTCAAAGACATACTATATTGATGAGGTAATATCTTGCCTAAAACATACATTTTCCAAGGCTAGAGATGAAAGCCCCTACCAGAGCATTGACGAATCTATGACGAAATTCAAGGGCAGGTCAGCTCTAAAGCAATATCTTCCCCTCAAGCCTATAAAACgaggaataaaaatttgggaGCGCTGTGATGCAATGACTGGATATGCATATGATTTGAATGTATACTCTGGCAAGGAATTGGGACAAGACCTACCGGAGAGTTCCACTCTGGGGGAAAGAGTTGTCTTATCTCTAACAAAAACAATCAGAAATCCAGATGTTACTCTTGTTTTTGATAGGTTTTTCACGAGCGTGCATCTACTAAATAGTATTCAATATCCAGCAGTAGGTACTGCTAttagtacaagaaaaaatatGCCGAAATTTCAAGGGAAATTGAAAAGAGGGGAATTCGAATTTCTTGCAAATCACCAACGAACAATGGCAGCCCGGTGGCAGGATAGCAAAGAAGTAACTGTTCTCAGTAATTGCCATGATGCAACAGTGAATACAGCAAACCGAAAGCAAAAGGATGGAAGAAAAGTAAAGGTAGACTGTCCAGAATTAATTTGCTTCTATAATAaatacatgggaggagtagatcttTCAGACCAGAAGGTGGGCGTGTATGACTTCGATAGGCGATCTAATAAGTggtggaaaaaagtattttataaggTACTTATGTTAGCAGTGGTAAATTCATGGATTTTGTATATGGACACAACCAAAAAGGATGTAAGGCTATTGCAGTTCATCGTGCCtttggcagaaaaaatgatggcaaTGGGTAAGGAACAAAGCAAAGTAAAACGGAAGCGATGCAGAGGCAGACCATCAAAAATAGCAAAGCTTATGCTGAACGTCGGTGACCACCTTCCCGTTGAGGGAAATACAAGGAGACGGTGCATGAGATGTGCACAGAACAAAGTAGAAAAGAGAACAAAAACTCTGTGCACAATGTGTCAAGTGCCACTCTGTAGACAATGTTTCACTTCCTATCACACATAG